A region from the Nonlabens sp. YIK11 genome encodes:
- a CDS encoding mechanosensitive ion channel family protein, producing MHFLRFLYCFLLFNVGVVHSQKPADTTQQESQLPSKESIVDENAGYASNPILEYNDSYYILSRINENIGLPPTKFNYRTPQATLEEFVQACRDERFEDAAYALNLNRMPSNLTIEDAAVLAEKLYFVMNQRVNIEWGSISDRPDGQIDIQTATNKAIAGSPRRSVHFGELDLEGRDASLRLQRVKYKDFGAFWLISADTVENIEELYRIYGPRQLELMMPEWARFGVLGLPVWKILGTLILIGLSFLIGKLGSYIVRRLCRKSRFAWLKVVGKNLATPSGFAIAVLFFYITLNSLISFSGPFASWLYSLLLITVISSITWLIMKFIDSFMIYIAENRIGDTNPEENSQARQMLTYVSVARRVVTFVVIIIGITVIISQFRSLEKLGISLLASAGVLTVVLGIAAQSTLGNIIAGIQIALTSPAKIGDTVIINDDWGYVEDIRFTYMVVRTWDQRRLVIPLKYVISNIFENWSMTNPHQVRPIIVHADYRIDVQKVREKYESLLRNHELWDGEHEPVIQVVEAGEDTIEMRALCSGKDASTTWDLHCELREQLVAFIADLEDGLYLTKTRVELKKD from the coding sequence CCACTCTCAAAAACCAGCGGATACTACCCAACAAGAATCGCAACTTCCAAGTAAGGAATCCATCGTTGATGAAAATGCTGGTTATGCCAGCAATCCAATACTGGAATATAACGACTCCTATTATATTCTTTCAAGAATCAATGAAAACATTGGTCTACCTCCTACAAAATTCAATTACCGCACGCCGCAGGCGACCCTGGAAGAATTTGTCCAAGCATGTCGTGACGAGCGATTTGAGGACGCTGCCTATGCATTGAACCTGAATAGGATGCCTAGCAACCTGACGATTGAGGATGCGGCCGTACTCGCAGAGAAGCTATATTTTGTGATGAACCAGCGCGTCAATATTGAATGGGGTTCCATATCTGACCGTCCCGACGGACAAATCGATATACAGACCGCGACTAATAAGGCCATAGCGGGCAGCCCTAGACGTAGTGTTCATTTTGGCGAACTGGACCTGGAAGGTCGCGATGCGAGCTTAAGGCTGCAAAGAGTTAAGTATAAAGACTTTGGTGCATTCTGGCTCATCAGTGCTGATACGGTAGAGAATATAGAAGAGTTGTATCGTATTTATGGACCACGTCAACTTGAATTGATGATGCCTGAATGGGCACGATTTGGTGTTTTAGGTTTACCTGTATGGAAGATTTTAGGAACGCTGATCTTGATTGGACTTTCCTTTTTAATTGGAAAGTTGGGTTCTTATATCGTTCGCAGATTGTGTCGTAAGAGTAGGTTTGCGTGGTTAAAGGTAGTAGGTAAAAACCTGGCAACACCTTCTGGGTTTGCCATTGCCGTGCTATTCTTCTACATCACCCTTAATTCTCTCATTAGTTTTAGTGGTCCGTTTGCCAGTTGGCTCTATTCTTTACTGCTTATCACGGTCATATCTTCCATCACCTGGCTCATCATGAAGTTTATAGATAGCTTCATGATCTACATTGCTGAAAATAGGATAGGAGACACCAATCCTGAGGAAAACAGCCAGGCCAGACAGATGTTGACTTATGTAAGTGTTGCTCGTCGCGTCGTGACTTTTGTGGTGATTATAATAGGTATCACGGTGATCATTTCCCAGTTCCGTTCTTTGGAGAAACTCGGGATTTCTTTATTGGCTTCGGCTGGTGTGTTGACTGTCGTTCTGGGAATTGCAGCTCAAAGTACACTGGGAAATATTATTGCCGGTATACAGATTGCCTTGACCAGTCCAGCAAAAATAGGCGATACGGTAATCATCAATGATGATTGGGGTTATGTAGAGGATATTCGCTTTACTTATATGGTCGTAAGAACCTGGGACCAACGCAGACTCGTCATCCCGTTGAAGTATGTCATTAGCAATATTTTTGAAAATTGGTCAATGACAAATCCGCATCAAGTACGACCGATAATTGTACACGCAGACTATAGAATTGATGTCCAAAAAGTCAGAGAGAAATATGAATCGTTGTTGCGCAACCACGAATTGTGGGATGGTGAGCACGAGCCGGTTATTCAAGTTGTGGAGGCCGGTGAGGACACCATAGAGATGCGAGCACTTTGTTCTGGAAAAGATGCCAGTACTACATGGGATTTACATTGTGAGCTAAGAGAACAATTAGTAGCCTTTATAGCTGATCTAGAAGATGGCTTATATCTTACTAAAACTCGCGTGGAATTGAAAAAAGACTAG
- a CDS encoding relaxase/mobilization nuclease domain-containing protein, whose amino-acid sequence MIAKVSTTSSAKVAIDYANDQKKEAKIVSKHMLLGTEVNKFHQDFEMIQKLNTNCKKNVISVILSLSVDNKAKVTNKVWKQVVADFSTAMKLDQHQHVAFLHKDKSHRHVHLYYNRIDFDGKAYKDFKIGKKAGDVAHEISLQRGWISAKEISKNNKQESIPIRKETYQNHQAITESPYCSTLEKYIDSFRLKDVDVKIVMGKNGKVNGLRFNTQKYSFRASEVHREMGFNKTIRKIYPQLSLKQVNEELLTIFKNSTDERSQIQLIKEIDRALQQIQPGWISAKQVSKNKKQESISIRKVIHQNHRAIIENPNSSTLEKYIDYFRHKEVDVKIVMGKNGKVNGLRFNTKKYSFKASEVHREMSFNKTIRKIYPQLSSKQFNEELSAILESSTSEGSQQQLIKEIDRALEQILGQTVINEQEDEDMRIKNRQEQSSTLDKSLPVMDTQNAFINREKSYINNFLEVNDIRSLPQLALLLRSQNVKINPYGFSGQMANTSMVQPYLRMTSEKVNEKVDLFKLLELIYPMATIDRINKVVEASRINRLASLNALFNSIDLGLKEETVKHISAPTKIYDSANHNNYLKESEVSDGYKSKLDAAPSRNNLENISANQHQSTGKNEQQKKLSPKEYINKLHYQIISNPDITGLKEYVDEFAKHGVIVGFDKGKFFNDVNASFSFKGYTVTVENIQHNEEFYSLMMNGVDNNSKNLSADVSVDEPNPEFTNASENTPTFSIEETPNDEMGRSFHNYSTSKFVASDDIEDPGDPDHCHNPKKKKKKRRGYKR is encoded by the coding sequence ATGATTGCAAAAGTTAGTACCACAAGCAGTGCCAAGGTAGCCATTGATTATGCAAATGATCAAAAGAAAGAGGCGAAAATAGTCTCCAAACACATGCTGCTAGGTACTGAAGTGAACAAATTTCATCAGGATTTCGAAATGATTCAAAAGCTAAACACCAATTGCAAGAAGAATGTAATCTCGGTGATACTTTCCTTGTCGGTTGATAATAAAGCGAAGGTGACTAATAAAGTTTGGAAACAGGTGGTAGCAGATTTTAGTACAGCAATGAAACTTGATCAACATCAACACGTCGCTTTTCTTCATAAAGACAAATCGCATCGACATGTTCATCTTTATTACAATAGAATAGATTTTGACGGTAAGGCCTATAAGGATTTCAAAATAGGTAAGAAAGCAGGTGATGTGGCTCATGAAATAAGCCTGCAGCGTGGTTGGATCAGCGCAAAAGAAATATCTAAAAATAACAAGCAAGAAAGTATACCAATAAGAAAGGAAACATACCAGAATCACCAGGCTATAACTGAGAGTCCTTATTGTTCTACTCTGGAGAAATACATCGATTCTTTCCGACTTAAAGACGTTGATGTTAAAATAGTAATGGGCAAAAACGGTAAGGTTAATGGTTTAAGATTCAATACTCAAAAATATAGCTTCAGGGCCAGCGAAGTGCACAGGGAGATGGGTTTTAATAAAACGATCAGGAAGATTTATCCGCAGCTTAGTTTAAAACAAGTAAATGAAGAGCTTCTGACAATTTTTAAGAATTCAACAGATGAAAGGAGTCAAATACAGTTAATCAAGGAAATTGATAGAGCACTTCAACAGATCCAACCTGGCTGGATCAGCGCTAAGCAAGTATCTAAAAATAAGAAACAGGAAAGCATATCTATAAGGAAAGTAATTCACCAGAATCACCGCGCTATAATTGAAAATCCCAATAGCTCTACTCTGGAGAAATACATCGATTATTTCCGACATAAAGAAGTGGACGTTAAAATAGTAATGGGGAAGAACGGTAAAGTAAATGGTTTAAGATTCAATACTAAAAAATATAGCTTCAAGGCCAGCGAAGTGCATAGGGAAATGAGTTTCAATAAGACGATCAGAAAGATTTATCCACAACTTAGTTCAAAGCAATTTAATGAGGAGCTTTCGGCAATTCTTGAGAGTTCAACATCTGAAGGGAGTCAACAACAATTAATCAAGGAAATTGATAGAGCACTTGAACAGATCCTAGGTCAAACAGTGATTAACGAACAAGAGGATGAAGATATGAGGATAAAGAATCGCCAAGAACAATCTTCTACACTTGATAAATCGCTGCCAGTTATGGATACGCAAAACGCGTTTATTAACCGGGAGAAAAGCTATATCAATAATTTTTTAGAAGTTAATGATATAAGGAGTTTGCCTCAACTGGCCTTGCTCTTAAGAAGTCAGAATGTGAAAATAAACCCTTATGGATTTAGTGGGCAGATGGCTAATACTTCTATGGTTCAGCCTTATTTAAGAATGACTTCAGAAAAGGTGAATGAAAAAGTTGACCTTTTCAAACTCCTTGAGCTCATCTATCCAATGGCAACTATCGATAGGATTAACAAAGTTGTTGAGGCGTCGAGGATTAACAGACTAGCATCACTAAATGCATTGTTCAACTCAATAGATCTGGGCTTAAAGGAAGAAACTGTAAAGCATATTAGTGCTCCTACCAAGATTTATGACTCAGCCAATCATAACAACTATCTGAAAGAATCAGAAGTGAGTGACGGATATAAATCAAAATTGGATGCGGCACCTTCAAGAAATAATTTGGAAAATATTTCTGCTAATCAGCACCAGAGTACAGGTAAGAATGAGCAACAAAAAAAATTATCACCAAAGGAGTACATCAATAAATTACATTATCAAATAATTTCTAATCCCGATATCACGGGACTAAAGGAATATGTCGATGAATTTGCGAAGCATGGCGTTATCGTAGGTTTTGATAAAGGAAAGTTTTTTAATGATGTCAATGCTTCCTTTTCCTTTAAGGGTTACACAGTGACTGTTGAAAATATTCAACACAATGAAGAGTTTTATTCTTTAATGATGAATGGTGTTGATAATAACTCTAAAAACTTATCAGCTGATGTATCAGTAGACGAACCCAATCCAGAATTTACAAATGCGTCAGAAAATACACCTACGTTTAGCATAGAAGAGACGCCAAATGATGAAATGGGGCGTTCTTTCCACAACTATTCTACATCAAAATTTGTTGCCAGTGATGACATTGAAGATCCGGGAGACCCTGATCACTGTCACAATCCAAAAAAGAAAAAGAAGAAAAGGAGAGGTTATAAGCGATAA
- a CDS encoding sensor histidine kinase: MIILIAITLAYFISLQQEDAILINKSGRQRMLSQRITKQALYNLLGNTEDSTAYSNDMLYQSVQELQEAQQFLSQKNKTNDHLKKVDSVLQITNLQIEEISKAVDKILSADSKFQLESQVALIISIEGKFLDHMEQITLWLQKESERKNELAMLICYVLTGIALLIIMAEFFLVLLPAQRHLRDKNESLSAANKQLSDYAQITAHNLRAPIGNLIFLSNFYKDADSEEEKSELFQKFDTVIQHLDETVNVLLTGIKTKTEEQIPTQKLIFEKVLGQTKDLLVGEILNQKAIITANFSDAPFVIYNKVYLESIMLNLLSNALKYSDTKRAPEIHLRTENEKNAIKLYVQDNGLGIDLERQAKKIFGLHQTFHRNKNSKGIGLFIVKNQVESLGGSIEVHSIPNKGSTFIVTFKKQTA, encoded by the coding sequence ATGATCATATTGATCGCGATAACCCTTGCATACTTTATATCGCTGCAGCAAGAAGACGCAATTCTAATTAATAAGTCAGGACGCCAACGAATGTTGAGTCAACGCATTACAAAGCAAGCGTTGTACAATTTGCTAGGAAATACAGAAGATTCAACAGCATACAGCAACGATATGCTATATCAAAGCGTTCAGGAATTACAAGAGGCACAACAATTTTTATCCCAGAAAAATAAAACGAACGACCATCTCAAAAAGGTAGATTCAGTTCTTCAAATAACAAATCTTCAAATTGAAGAAATTAGCAAAGCTGTTGATAAGATCCTAAGCGCAGATTCAAAGTTTCAATTAGAGTCTCAAGTCGCATTAATCATTTCAATTGAAGGTAAGTTTCTTGACCATATGGAACAAATTACCCTTTGGTTACAGAAGGAATCAGAAAGAAAAAATGAACTCGCCATGCTCATCTGTTATGTTTTAACTGGTATCGCACTACTTATTATTATGGCTGAATTTTTTCTCGTACTTCTTCCAGCACAACGTCATCTGCGTGATAAGAATGAAAGCTTGTCTGCCGCCAATAAGCAATTATCCGATTATGCTCAGATAACCGCTCACAACTTGAGGGCGCCTATTGGCAATTTGATTTTTCTCTCCAATTTTTATAAAGATGCTGATAGTGAAGAAGAGAAATCCGAACTCTTCCAGAAATTTGATACCGTGATTCAGCATTTAGACGAAACGGTAAATGTTTTACTAACAGGAATAAAAACTAAAACCGAAGAACAAATACCAACTCAAAAACTAATCTTTGAAAAGGTTTTAGGTCAAACGAAGGACTTGTTAGTCGGCGAGATCTTGAACCAAAAAGCGATAATCACTGCTAACTTTTCAGATGCTCCATTCGTAATTTATAACAAGGTATATCTGGAAAGCATTATGCTCAACTTACTAAGCAACGCTTTGAAATACAGCGATACAAAGAGAGCTCCAGAAATACACTTGAGAACCGAGAATGAAAAGAACGCAATTAAACTGTACGTTCAAGATAACGGACTGGGAATCGATTTGGAACGTCAAGCCAAAAAAATCTTCGGTTTACATCAGACCTTCCACAGGAATAAAAATTCAAAAGGTATAGGCCTATTTATTGTTAAAAATCAAGTCGAATCTTTAGGCGGGTCGATCGAAGTGCATAGTATTCCAAATAAAGGATCTACTTTTATTGTAACTTTCAAAAAACAAACCGCATGA
- a CDS encoding plasmid mobilization protein, with protein MKSNASRKAVGKTEWIKIRVTSLQKRRYNLMAEKMGYNLSEYIRLLLESKPIPIRKTSEENEFIRSLFLESNRWQSVANMFKKSDPRLSSEVRELVQEFRHKIREYSQNDCKS; from the coding sequence ATGAAAAGCAATGCTTCTAGAAAAGCTGTAGGTAAAACTGAATGGATTAAAATTAGGGTGACTTCTTTGCAGAAAAGACGATACAACTTGATGGCAGAGAAAATGGGATATAATCTTAGCGAATATATACGCTTGCTACTGGAAAGCAAACCGATTCCAATAAGAAAGACCAGTGAGGAAAATGAATTCATACGATCACTATTTCTCGAATCAAATCGCTGGCAGAGTGTTGCTAATATGTTCAAAAAATCAGATCCTAGGCTTTCCTCAGAAGTAAGAGAATTAGTGCAAGAGTTTCGTCACAAAATCCGTGAATATTCCCAAAATGATTGCAAAAGTTAG
- a CDS encoding response regulator — MSAKPFILSLIDDDEIYQYGFKRTVEKSRFAKKVLVFSDGEQAINFMIDNIANAQELPDVIFLDINMPIMNGFEFMEEYIKLKPKVGKRITIYMVSSSIDPTDVERAKSISELTDYIIKPVDESMLREILQKLEEEYD, encoded by the coding sequence ATGAGTGCAAAACCTTTTATTCTAAGTTTAATTGATGACGACGAAATCTATCAATATGGTTTCAAGCGCACCGTAGAAAAATCGCGATTTGCCAAAAAAGTTTTAGTCTTCTCCGATGGAGAGCAAGCCATCAATTTTATGATTGATAATATTGCCAATGCACAAGAACTTCCAGATGTGATCTTTCTAGACATCAATATGCCCATCATGAATGGATTTGAGTTTATGGAAGAATATATTAAGCTCAAACCAAAGGTAGGTAAGAGAATTACGATCTATATGGTATCATCGTCTATCGACCCAACTGATGTAGAACGAGCTAAATCCATTAGCGAACTTACAGACTATATCATTAAACCTGTTGATGAAAGCATGTTGAGAGAAATCTTGCAAAAATTGGAAGAAGAATACGACTAG
- a CDS encoding tyrosine-type recombinase/integrase, producing MATIKFALHTKSKNKQAPIYVRVIDGKKVDVRRKTNLFIDPAKWSVKNMPIQKDAETRQLAIDLDELKASIQKSFQHESKLGSVIDGNWLVNAINKHFNRTKTDDANLLVTYGKEYLKNLEYKQYDNGRIGASKSSSAKYKAVVKKLDLYDEYVGKKHALTDVDISYGKGITAFMKTEQKLSDNTVGRFLRFVKTICLDAKKNGYDVSDQLDFFKGFTVKTPKIYLTFEEIEKVHSYSFKEEKYRTTASWLVIGCYTGQRVSDLLRMNASMIKQIQGHRFIILVQQKTGKKVQIPIHPKVQNILDTYLGNFPPVFANNLDSAKALFNRYLKKVCEKAGLDEVVNGNKFDKDSKRYLNGNHSKHELVSSHICRRSFCTNFYSTQLYPTPLLMNITAHSSEAQFLDYIGKKPIDYSLQLARIWNNT from the coding sequence ATGGCGACTATAAAATTTGCACTACATACAAAATCTAAGAACAAACAGGCACCTATTTATGTACGTGTAATTGATGGTAAAAAGGTTGACGTAAGGCGTAAGACAAACCTATTTATCGATCCAGCCAAATGGTCTGTAAAGAACATGCCTATTCAAAAGGATGCTGAAACCAGACAATTGGCAATTGATCTTGATGAATTAAAAGCTTCAATTCAGAAATCCTTTCAGCATGAATCAAAACTAGGTTCTGTGATTGACGGAAATTGGCTCGTCAATGCTATAAATAAACATTTCAATCGAACAAAAACCGATGATGCTAATTTACTAGTAACCTATGGTAAAGAGTATCTCAAAAACCTCGAATATAAGCAGTACGATAACGGTCGTATTGGTGCGAGCAAGAGTAGTTCTGCAAAATATAAGGCAGTTGTTAAGAAGCTAGATTTATATGATGAATATGTCGGCAAAAAGCATGCGTTGACAGACGTTGATATTTCTTACGGTAAAGGTATAACTGCTTTTATGAAGACAGAACAAAAGTTGAGTGATAATACTGTAGGTCGATTTTTGAGATTTGTCAAAACGATCTGTCTGGATGCAAAGAAAAATGGATATGATGTTAGTGATCAATTGGATTTTTTCAAAGGCTTCACTGTAAAAACGCCCAAGATATATTTAACATTTGAGGAAATTGAGAAGGTACATTCCTATTCTTTTAAAGAGGAAAAATATCGTACTACTGCATCTTGGCTAGTCATAGGCTGTTACACCGGTCAACGAGTTTCGGATTTGTTGCGGATGAATGCATCAATGATCAAACAGATACAAGGACATCGTTTTATTATTCTTGTCCAACAAAAAACAGGAAAGAAAGTTCAGATACCTATACATCCGAAAGTTCAAAATATCTTGGACACATATCTCGGTAATTTCCCACCTGTATTTGCTAATAACCTTGATAGCGCAAAAGCTCTCTTTAATAGGTATTTGAAAAAAGTCTGTGAAAAGGCTGGATTAGACGAGGTTGTTAATGGTAACAAATTCGATAAGGATTCAAAACGATATTTGAACGGTAACCATTCGAAGCATGAATTAGTCAGCTCACACATATGTAGAAGATCGTTTTGTACCAACTTTTACTCTACACAATTATACCCAACACCATTATTGATGAATATTACAGCGCATAGTTCAGAAGCCCAATTCCTAGACTACATCGGTAAAAAGCCAATTGATTATAGTTTGCAGCTGGCCAGAATTTGGAATAATACATAA